The sequence TTTCAACTGAGATTCTGTTTGCGCAAATAAATGCTCTTCCGCCCTCGCGGCCATCTCAACATTAAATACCAAGGCTTCGTCCCTGGTAATAGATACTTTACCGGAAGGATAGCGATCAGAGTTATTAATCATATATGCATATTTTGGAGATAACGGATAGAAGGCGTCCATATATTGGGGAGCTTGTCCCTCGGGTATCTTTTTCATTGACTCGTGAACATTTATTATTGGATTATCAGATGTTATGAACGGTTGAGATGTCTCATTTATAAGCAACACTTGTTTATCATCATGCTGGGTTGCTGTCAGATTAGCCCCTATGTTCATTCCGAACATGTAGCTAAGAAACCACCAGTTTTTTTCCATTAGTTGACTGTACGTCTCGAATGAAAATGGAGGGTTGGGATGTCGCTCAAACGATTCTCTATCAACAGCAAAACTCATGGCCTTCTTCTTGAATGACTTTGTCCGTGTCATCTGCATTGCAAAGAACTGTTTAAACTTGACTCTGCTTTCTGATGTCTCAAATACCGAAATGTCGCCTCTGTTAAGACACGCTAGGATTTCAATTACATCGGTTTCATGAGAACCATGAAGATTTTCCAAAACATTATATTGGAAGGCTTCTAGTCTCTGTTTGATGTGCTCTGGGGGTTGCATAGTCTCTGCAAGTTTTGCTGCTCGAGATGCAATGCAGAAGTCGTTCAAATAGCCATTATGAATCTGACGAAGTTCATCTGGGCTTTTAGATGAGAAATTTCTTATGAAACGAACATCCTCATCATTCAAAAAATTTATTTTATAGAAGTCTCTTTCAGCAGCGAGTCCATAAACGCTATCACAACGATAATTTCCTTTTTTCGTCGTGTACCAAACATTCAGATCATCTAATGACCAATGCTTTAGGTAATGCGCCCAAATATGATGATGTTTGCGCTTTAGTTGGAATTTCTTATCCAAATGATATCCCTTTAACAATCACCTTAACCATAGTTACCAGGCTGCCTCAACTCTATAAATGGCAGTATTAAAGCTAATAATCATCTCTTTCTAAGAATTGTTGATTATATGGCTATGCCACAAAAGCAACCGGCCAATGTCCGCTCATCGCTCATTTCTGCCCTTCAGGATTTTGATGTGAAAATAGAAATTTCAGTTTACTGCGCTCTCAGCAACCAGCATCAAAACCCGGCTTAAGTACCGCCAGCAACACCACGGCTAGTAATACCAGCACCGGGGCTTCGTCAAGAATACGGTAGAATTTTGGGAGTGGCGGTTACTGTCGGCGGCAAAGTCCTTTATCAGCCGGTAAAGATAGAAATGATAGCCGTAGAGCAGGGCAAAAGGGGTCACAAACCACCGAAGGCACCGCCCCATTATCTTAAAGGTATCGCGGGTGCCCCGGAACAAAAAGGGTCGTATCTTAATCGACCGTCTTAATTAACACTCCTCTTCTGGAGAAAGCGACCAGGCTCCTAATAAGTGTCCGCATCGCTCATGTCTACCTACCGTCCCATTTATCTTGCCCGCTATCGGTACCGCGAAGTCTTGACAATACTTTAAGCGACACTTATAGTGCGTCGTGCATTGTGTGGCACACAGTGTGTGATATACACTATGTTGACCTTACAAATACCATGGAGTGAATGAATGAAGAATCTCTTAATCACATGTCTGATGGCTCTAATGCCAGGCGGCATCTTAATGGCGTCGGAAGAGGTCAGTCTCCCCAGGATGTGCAACACTCCGGAAATTCAGTTCACTGAGAAGAATGGCATCCGTTTGGCCTATATGGTTTCGGGAGCCTCAGTTGGCCGCCCTCTGATAATGGTAGGAGGGATAGATCAGCAAATGGCTGACTGGCCCGTGCAACTTATTGAAGGCCTGACGAAGCTCGGCTATCAAGTGATTCGCTATGACGCAAGGGACGTGGGTTGTTCGACAATCCTCAGCAAAGCCGCTCCAATTGCATGGCCCGCTGTCTTTGAGGCATTGGCCAAAGGAACGGCTCCATTACTGCCCTATACCGCGCAGGATCTCTCGCAAGATCTCCTGGCTGTAATGGATGCACTGAACCTGTCGTCAGCAACTTTGATGGGAGCATCCGGTGGCAGCACCATAGCGTCTATAACTGCAGCAAGAAATCCTCAGCGAGTGGATGGTTTGGTTTTACTGATGGCAAACTCAGGAAATCCGGCTCATCCGGTACCCGTGAATCCTGTCCGACTGGCGAGTGTGGGGGCGCCCCCGACTCCTGCGGCATCTCGTCAGGAGATCATTGAGTATCGTGCCAGGGCCGCACAAGCACTGGAGGGTACCTCTATTGTGAGAGATCCTGCAGAGATTAAATCCTGGGCAAGAACAGCAGCTGACAGAGGTTACAGCGCAGAAGGAGTAGCACGCTCAGGAGCTGCTCTGCTGGCATTGGGCGATATACGCACTCAGTTAAAAAAAGTGAAAGTGCCGACATTAGTCGTTCACGGCTCCGATGATCCATTGATATCGCCAGATGCTGGTGCGGAAGTAGCAGAAGCGATTTCTGATGCAGAATTTATCGTTATAGATGGTATGGGGCATTCACTGCCTTCTGAAGGTGTGGCGCGTGTTTTAGAAGAAGTCGCCAGAACATTTCATACTTCTTCTACAGGGCGGTGAATCTCATGGATGTTTCTGATAACCCACATTTTCTCGGACTTAAACTTGAACTTCGTCGCGGTACGCTGGTTCTGGCAGTGTTATCTGTATTACGTAAAGAAGGATATGGTGCGAGCATTCAGGAAGAACTCGCATCTGTGGGAATCGACATTGAAACCGGTGCCCTGTATCCCATGCTCAGAAGGCTTGAAAGTCAGGGGCTGCTAAGTAGCACCCGGCGTCAAGAGGAAGGGCGAAACCGGCGTATTTATGTCTCAACTGAACTGGGAGAGAGTGTGCTGGAGACTCTCCTTGGGGAACTCGAACAACTTAGTGGCAGCCTGGCGGAACTTAAGAGAATTAAATTATGAATAGCATTGATATGTACCTTAGAAGAGTAAACTTCTGGCTCTCACATCGGGACCGGGAAAGTATTTCATCTTCGATTCGGGAAGCGTTAGAAGATCAGGTCCAGGCTAAAGAGATACAGCTCGGCAGGCAACTGACGGATACAGAAATCAGCCAGGTAGTTAAGCAGTTCGGACCGCCTGCTCTTGCTGCATCAAGGTACAAGTTATATCGGCCCTTAATTGCCGGATCACTTATGCTCGTTTTTCTCAGGATCATTAGTATGGGGCTTATGGCAATTCTGCTTGTTCAGGGAGTATTGGTCAGTGTGGCTATTGTAAATGATGTGCCAATCGGTGAGGCGTTGGTTGAGGGGTTAGGGCGCGCCGTCATCGGATTTTGCATTGGATTCACCTTAACTACGCTGGTTTTCGCGTGGTTAACCCGAATCTATCCATGTGCAGGGGATGAGGCAATCTGATTAGGTCGGAACACATTCACACTCAATAGATGGGCCCGCAAGCTAAGGTGGATCTAAATCAAAGTAATGCAATTTCTTATGTAAAGCTAAGCAACATTAAGGGTGTTGTCGATTTTAATACCCAGGATTCGACTAAGTTAGGCAAACCAACAATTTAACCGCTGCGAAATGAAAAACCGGAGTCTGAAGTGGGGCCAATAATTACTACCTTTGAACGTTCGCCTGACTGTGGCAAAGGGTTGGCCCGTGATATGCCCGTGAGGTGGGCATTAGAAGAAGTGGGCCGACCTTACACAGTTCGGTATGTTTCATTTGCGGCGATGAAAGAAAAAGAGCATCTCGCGCTCAATCCGTTTGGACAAATACCAACCTTTGAAGAAGGTGATCTTATCTTGTTTGAATCGGGCGCCATCGTTTTTCACATAGCAAATGGCGGTACGATTCTTTTACCTGATGAAGCTAATGCCAGATCACGTGCAATCACATGGATCTTTGCAGCGCTTAACACCATAGAGCCCCCCATCGTGCATCGCGAAACAATCTCTTTTTCCGGGCGTGATGTAGATGGATACGTGCAGTGGAAAAGTGTGGTCGAAAATATTGTTCGTCGTAGGTTAAGTGAGTTGTCTGGCCAGCTTGGTGAATCCGATTGGCTCGACGGCGAGTTCAGTGCAGCAGATCTTCTGATGGTACAAGTCCTGCGACGGTTAGCCGGTTCAACTTTACTGAGTGAGTATCCAAATCTTATCGCTTACGTTGCTCGTGGCGAAGACCGACCCGCCTTTAAGCGTGCATTCGATGCTCAGTTAGCGGATTACCTGGGGAATAATTCAACAGAAGCTTACAAAAAGAAGTGATGAGATGAGTAAAAATCAGAAACTTAAGGCGAGTCCTTTTGCACAGACATTTTTTCATGGAACCAAAGTTGAGCTCGAAGTCGGTGGCTTAATTGAAGTCGGTCATAACTCGAATTTTGAAGAAGGAAAGAAAGCGAAATACATTTTTCTGACCGCGACACTGGATGCGGCTATATGGGGAGCCGAGCTTTCGCTCGGAAAAGGGCCTGAGAGAATTTATGTGGTAGAGCCTACCGGACCAATTGAAGACGATCCCGATTTAACGGACAACCGGTTCCCTGGTAACCCTACAAAATCTTATCGCTCTGTTCACCCCTTTAAGGTCGTAGGCGAGGTAACCGGCTGGAAGGGACATTCAGCCGAACAGATTCAGGAAATGAAGCAAGGAATTGCAAAACTTAAAGAAGAAGGCATCGGCTCTTTAAACAACTAATCAAGACTCAAAAACTGAAGCTCTAGGAAAAAATTATGAAAATTAACCCTGTTGTTCATTTTGAAATTTACGTACAAGATATGGATCGTGCCAAAGCATTCTATGAAGCATTATTTGATGTAAAGCTTGAAAATATGCCATCTCCGACACCGGAAATTGATATGGACATGTGGTTTTTCCCGATGGATAAAGATGACCCGATGAGCGGTTATGGCGCTGGTGGAATGCTGGTTAAAATGGAAGGCTTTACGCCCGGCGCAGGCGGTACGCTGGTTTATTTTGGCTGCGATGATTGTGCTGTGCAAGCCGCCCGCGCGGCAGCGAATGGAGGCAGTATACATCAGGAGAAAATGTCTATCGGGGAACACGGTTTCTGCGCAGTTGTCCGGGATTCGGAAGGTAATTTAATCGGATTGCATTCAATGACATAAGCTCAGAATAACATGCGGCACCTGACACCGATGCTAAATCATAATGAAACCAAATAGCTGATCCTGATTGTGCTTCATCTCTGCCAGTCTGTGGATGTTTCCGGCTTTTTGGTTCACTGCGCTTTGAGCAACCACCATCAAAACCCTGGTTTAAGCACGGCCAGCAGCACCACTGCCAGCAATACCAGCACCGGGGCTTCGTTAAGAATACGGTAGAATTTTGGGGAATGGCGGTTATTGTCTGCGCCAAAGTCTTTCAGTAGTTTGTACAGATAGAAATGATAGCCGTAGAGCAGGGCTACCAGAGCCAGTTTGATATGCAGCCAGACTGAGACTTTCAGCCACTGCATACCATAAAGGTGGATCAGGCCCAGACCGAATACCAGGGTGAGCAGGGCAAAAGGGGTCACAAACCACCAAAGGCGCCGCTCCATTATCTTAAAAGTGTCGCGGGTGGCCTGATCTTTGGTTTCGGCGTGGTACACAAACAGCCTGGGCAGATAAAAAATACCGGCGAACCAGGCCACCATAAAAAACACATGCAGGGCCTTAAACCATAACAACATCAGTATTGCTCCTTGAGTAATTCGGCGTGCAGCCGGTTCCAGGTAATAATGCCGACGATCTCTTCCGGGCTATCTTCATAGATATACACGGCACCATCCCGGCTGGCCTGCAATTCTTCATACACTTCGGCCAGGGTGGCCTGAGAAGGCAGGCCCTCCATGGTGAAAAACTTCAGCGGCGGGCTGCCTTCATAGCCAAGGCTGGTGTCATATTGAACCAGGGCAAACTGTTTGCCAATTTCAAAGTCCCGGGCCTGTACCACCAGCTCTGTGGGGTATTCCTGCAGGTGGGCCAGAAGCTGACTTTCCATGGGGTCGTTAAAGAGTTTGAAATCTGATTTCATCTCCGCCAGCACACCGGTTTTTTGCAGGTGCTCGCGAATAGAGGAGCTGGTGTAAGACAGCTTCTGAAAATCCAGCTGGCGGATAAAGATGGAGCGGTTACCCAACAACTGTGTGGAGGTAACATAGGCCGGTACAATCACCATCATCGCCGGCAGGATCACCTGGGGTGAAAATGACAGTTCCATCACCGCAGACAAGGCTGCCAGCGGCGCGTGCAATACGGCGGTAAGCAGCCCGGCCATGCCCAGCAGAGCGAAACTTCCGGTCAGTTCGGTGGTGTCCTCTATAAATACGCCCAGCGGCAGTAATAATATGGCCCCGGCTAGTACGCCCATACCGATAACAGGGCCGATAATACCACCGGGAATGCCAAGACCCAGTGCAATCAGGGTCAGGGCCAGTTTGGCGGCGAGTATGGCAAACAGCAGTACCAGATTGTCAGGGGAGTTGACCAGAAACTGAATGGAACTCATACCCGAACCCATGGCCTGTGGCAGCAGATAACCGATCACACCGGTCAGAAGCCCGGCAAGTAATAAGCGGCTGACCATATTCAGTGGCCGGAACCAGCGGATCAGATTCATCAGTTGATTATTAAATAAGGTTGCGAGCGCGCCCAGAACCATGCCCACAGGGATCAGATACAGGTAAATCCAGTAGCTGAAATTCACAAAATGCAATAAATCCAGTTCACTGCCTTCACCAAACACCAGCCGGGTCAGTACAGAGCCACAGGCGGCCGCCAGCATTACCGGAATAAAAATATGAATCTTGTACTCTCGGAGCACCACTTCCATCACAAAGATAACCGCCGCAAAGGGGGTGTTAAAGGAGGCGGAAATACCCGCTGCGATCCCGCAGCCAGCCAGAATGCGAATACTGTTATAGGGCAGTTTCAGCCACTGGCCGAGAAAGCTGCTGCCTGCTGCACCGAGGTGCACCGATGGGCCCTCCCGGCCGACCGAAAAGCCTGATGCCAGTGCAATGACGCCGCCGAAGAACTGATTGATACTGGTGCGCAGCGGGATCAGGCCATAGCGGTGCTTGACCCGGTGAATGACATAAGGGATACCCATGCGGTAATGCTTAAAACCGGTGAGATAGGCAAAGAACAGGATCAGTACGGCACCGATAATTGGCAGAATAAATCTGTCCACGGCGGCTAAAGTGGTAAAATTGTCGAACTGTTGAATATACAGGTGCTGTATGGTTTCAATACTCAAACGAAACAGTATGATAAGCAACGCGGCGCAGCTGCCGCCCACGATGCCGAGCAGGCAGAGTTGAACCGAAGTTCGGGGGTGTGCAAGTTCCCGGCGCAGTCCCTGTAATGACATCGTTATACTGACTTGGAGGCTTATGTGCCAGAGTCTAACACAAGCAACTGTAATCAAAGAAAAAATGAAAATATCTGGAGTATGGCTTGTTAAGAGGAAGTGAGATTAAACAGAGGCTGGGCGCCATGCGCTTCTATCTGTTGATGGCCACATTATTGGCGGTGGCCCTTTATGCCGGGGTGCGCCTTGGCAATGTGCAGTACAGCTACCAGAAAGATAAGATCGCCGGCCTGGAACAGACGATAGAATCCATTACCGAGGAGAACCATCAGCTGACTAAAGGCATGAATATCGTCGGCGTCGAACTCGAAGTGGAGCGCCTGGCCAATCAGAAGCTGCAGAGCAGCCTTAAGCAGGCGATGGAGGGAGAAGCGGATCTGCGTCAGGAGCTGGCGTTCTTCCAGAAGATCATGGCCCCTGAGCTGGAAGAGCAGGGCGTGGTTATAGACTCAATGGATATCGAGGCCAGCAACAGTGAGGGTTACTACCGATTTGCGCTGGTATTGATGCAAAAAAGTCAGCAAAAAGGTCTGGTGCAGGGAAATGCCAGACTGAGGCTGCAAGGAACCCTTAACGGAGAAACACAGGAGCTGGATCTGTTGTCGTTGATGGAAGATCCCCCTTCACAGATGGGCTTTAGTTTTAAATACTTTGAGGTGCTGTCAGGCACCTTCCGCCTGCCGGAAGGCTTTGTGCCCCAGCGGCTGCAGGTTGCCTGTGATGTGACCAAGCCTAAGCGTGGGCGGCTCGAGCGCAGCTTCCGCTGGGTATTGGAGGATACAGGTGATAACGTTGACAGCACTGAAGGGAATACTTGATTGAAATAGTCAGGTATTAGATAATGCCCGCCGTATCATTCTGTACATCCCGCATTCACTGAGGTAATCATGTCCGTTCAAACAGCCTGTCCGATAGAATTTTCTGACGCCGCAGCCCGCAAGGTAAAAGAGCTGGTAGCAGAGGAAGAAAATCCGAACCTCAAGCTCAGGGTTTTTGTGACCGGCGGCGGGTGTTCCGGCTTCCAGTATGGATTTACATTTGATGAGAAAGTGAATGAAGGCGACACCACCATTGAAAAAGACGATGTGACTCTGGTGGTAGATCCCATGAGCCTGCAATATCTTGTCGGTGGTGTGGTGGACTATCAGGACGGTTTGCAGGGCAGCCGCTTTTTGATTGATAATCCCAATGCGACTACTACCTGCGGCTGCGGTGCCAGCTTCAGCGTATGATCCCTGAACCCAATCCTTAACGCACGGAGAACGGTAATGCTTAAACTCTACGGCTCGACCACCTCACCATTTGTCAGACGTCTGCGTTTATGGCTGGCCAATGTGGAGCATGAATTTATCAATATGCAGATCTTTTCCGGCCCGGATCGTGAGCTGTTGGCGAGCATGAATCCGACCCTGAAGATCCCCATGATCGAAGATGACGGCAAAGTGATCTATGACTCCAGGGTGATCTTCCGTTACCTGAGTGACAAGTTCTCTGAAAAGGCCTTAAGCTGGCAACAGGAAAACCTGTTGACCCTGATCGACTCGGCCAACGATTCACTGGTGCAGTCTTTGATCCTTAAGCGCTCAGATATTGAAGAAGATAACAGTAAGCTGATTTTCAGATTGCAGAATGAACGTGTTCAGACCATTCTCGAGCACCTTAACCGGCTGGTGGAAGAAGGGGAATTTTCAAACTGGCACTATCCGGAAATTTGCCTCTATTGCCTGGTGGACTGGATTGAGTTCCGCGAACTGCACGATCTCTCGGCAATGCCGGCGCTGCTCGAGTTTCAGGCCAGGCACAATGATCGTATCGAAGTCACCACCACGAATCCAAGAAACCCTGACTGACAGGAAACAATATGAATCAGGCGCAAGCATCACAACAATTACAACAAGCTATCACCGCGCTGCAACAGGGCCGTGCCCAGGAAGCCAGATCTCTGTTTAACACTGTGGTACAGCAAGTGCCACAAGCGGCACAGGCCTGGCTGGGGCTGGCATTCAGTTGCTCCAATCTGGGTGACACCGAGGCGGCCATGGCGGCCATTGAGCGTTGCCTCAAGCTGGAACCCCGCAATATCAGGGCCTTGCTGTTTAAGGCTGAACATCTTGACGGTGCCGGTCAGAGTCGCAAAGCACTGAGCTTTTTTGAAGCCGCTCTGGGCCTGGCAGCAAACATTCAGGAGCCGCTGCCAGCGGATATTCAAAAAGGTTTGCAGCGGGCCCAGCAACTGAGCGATAAGTTCTCTGCCGAATACGGCGATTTCTTGCTCAGTAAGCTCAAAGAAAAAGGCTATCAGGCCGACCAGGCCAGTGATCGTTTTAACCTGTCACTGGATATTTGCCTGGGTCGCAAACAGATCTACCACCAGCAGCCTAATCGCTTCTATTTCCCCGGTCTGCCGCAGCGCCAGTTTTATGAGCGCAGCGAGTTTGAATGGATTGAGCAACTGGAAGCGCAAACGGACAGTATCAGAACCGAGCTGCAGGCGCTGCTGGAAACCCCGGAACGCTTTGCTCCCTATCTGCAGTCAGATGCGGATATCCCCGAGATCAATGAATCCGGCAAAGATATTATCAATAATCCCGACTGGGGGGCCTTGTATCTGTGGGAATATGGCCAGCAGGTCGCAGAAAATGCCCGTGCCTGCCCTCAAACCATGGCAGCAATGGAACAGGTGCCACTGCCTCATGTGACCAGCCAGACTCCCATCGTGCTGTTTTCGCGCCTGGCGGCCAATACACATATTCCGCCCCATCATGGCATGCTCAATACCCGGCTTATCTGCCATTTGCCGCTGATTGTACCTGAAAATTGTGGCGCGCTGCGCTGTGGCAGCGAGCAAAGGGAATGGGTTGAAGGCCAGACCCTGATCTTCGATGACAGCATTGAGCACGAAGCCTGGAATAACAGTGATCAGGACAGAGTCGTATTGCTGTTTGATATCTGGCGTCCTGAACTGACACAAGACGAAAGAGCGCTGGTCTGTATGATGCTCGAATCAGTCAAAGAATATCAGGGCAGCGAATAACACCAAAAATTTTAGCGCCCTGTTCAGGGCGCAAATCCCGCACCTTCGCTGCATTTCATCTCCGTTTTTCTGCAATTTATCGCTCTCAAAGACAAAAAATATCGCCAAAACCGATTGAAATTACATTCTGTAACATTTAGATTGGTTGCCACCTGGTCGATTTTTGGTCGGCCTTAAGGTCTTATTCAGAATATAATTCAATAAAAATAAATTATTCTGAATTAAGTGCGTTCCTATAATAAATTGTTGAAGGTGGTAGAAGTGAAAACAAGAATACTAAAACCCGTGGTAGCCGCCACATTAATGGCATTGGGTACAGCCTCGGCCCAGGCGGCCAATGATCGTTATATTATCCAGGTAGATAATGCCGGCAAAGGAATTGTTAAAGCACTGAGCAAACAGCTCGGTGGTCAGATTGAAGTGGACTCAGATGGTTTTATCGCCGTGACCTTCGCAGGTAAGAGCCTGGATCAGGTTCGCGGCGTTCTGAATAATCCTCACGTGACATTGATTGAAGAGGACCATATCCGTAAGCCTATGGCGCTGTTCAATGATGATCCCGGTAATCCGGAAGTGGAGCAACTGACGCCTTACGCCGTGTATCAGTCACAGGCTGATCAGGTTGCACTGCAACTTAACAATGCCAAAAAGGTCTGTGTGATCGATTCTGGTATCGCCAGAGAAACTGGTGAAACCGGTGGTTATAATCCTGACTTTGACTGGAACAGTATCACTGGTGACAGCGATTCAGGCACCGGAGACTGGTTCCGTGACGGCGGCCCCCATGGTACTCATGTTGCCGGTACTATTGCTGCCGCCGATAACAGCTATGGTGTAGTGGGTATGGCGCCGGGTAACCCCCTGCATATTATCAAGGTGTTCAATGACGCCGGTTGGGGTTACTCCTCAGATCTGGCCCATGCGGCGAATAAATG comes from Lacimicrobium alkaliphilum and encodes:
- a CDS encoding aspartyl/asparaginyl beta-hydroxylase domain-containing protein, yielding MNQAQASQQLQQAITALQQGRAQEARSLFNTVVQQVPQAAQAWLGLAFSCSNLGDTEAAMAAIERCLKLEPRNIRALLFKAEHLDGAGQSRKALSFFEAALGLAANIQEPLPADIQKGLQRAQQLSDKFSAEYGDFLLSKLKEKGYQADQASDRFNLSLDICLGRKQIYHQQPNRFYFPGLPQRQFYERSEFEWIEQLEAQTDSIRTELQALLETPERFAPYLQSDADIPEINESGKDIINNPDWGALYLWEYGQQVAENARACPQTMAAMEQVPLPHVTSQTPIVLFSRLAANTHIPPHHGMLNTRLICHLPLIVPENCGALRCGSEQREWVEGQTLIFDDSIEHEAWNNSDQDRVVLLFDIWRPELTQDERALVCMMLESVKEYQGSE
- the arr gene encoding NAD(+)--rifampin ADP-ribosyltransferase, with the translated sequence MSKNQKLKASPFAQTFFHGTKVELEVGGLIEVGHNSNFEEGKKAKYIFLTATLDAAIWGAELSLGKGPERIYVVEPTGPIEDDPDLTDNRFPGNPTKSYRSVHPFKVVGEVTGWKGHSAEQIQEMKQGIAKLKEEGIGSLNN
- a CDS encoding VOC family protein, whose product is MKINPVVHFEIYVQDMDRAKAFYEALFDVKLENMPSPTPEIDMDMWFFPMDKDDPMSGYGAGGMLVKMEGFTPGAGGTLVYFGCDDCAVQAARAAANGGSIHQEKMSIGEHGFCAVVRDSEGNLIGLHSMT
- a CDS encoding DUF4238 domain-containing protein, translating into MDKKFQLKRKHHHIWAHYLKHWSLDDLNVWYTTKKGNYRCDSVYGLAAERDFYKINFLNDEDVRFIRNFSSKSPDELRQIHNGYLNDFCIASRAAKLAETMQPPEHIKQRLEAFQYNVLENLHGSHETDVIEILACLNRGDISVFETSESRVKFKQFFAMQMTRTKSFKKKAMSFAVDRESFERHPNPPFSFETYSQLMEKNWWFLSYMFGMNIGANLTATQHDDKQVLLINETSQPFITSDNPIINVHESMKKIPEGQAPQYMDAFYPLSPKYAYMINNSDRYPSGKVSITRDEALVFNVEMAARAEEHLFAQTESQLKEVKRLCRERSKKPRM
- a CDS encoding alpha/beta fold hydrolase gives rise to the protein MKNLLITCLMALMPGGILMASEEVSLPRMCNTPEIQFTEKNGIRLAYMVSGASVGRPLIMVGGIDQQMADWPVQLIEGLTKLGYQVIRYDARDVGCSTILSKAAPIAWPAVFEALAKGTAPLLPYTAQDLSQDLLAVMDALNLSSATLMGASGGSTIASITAARNPQRVDGLVLLMANSGNPAHPVPVNPVRLASVGAPPTPAASRQEIIEYRARAAQALEGTSIVRDPAEIKSWARTAADRGYSAEGVARSGAALLALGDIRTQLKKVKVPTLVVHGSDDPLISPDAGAEVAEAISDAEFIVIDGMGHSLPSEGVARVLEEVARTFHTSSTGR
- a CDS encoding glutathione S-transferase family protein codes for the protein MGPIITTFERSPDCGKGLARDMPVRWALEEVGRPYTVRYVSFAAMKEKEHLALNPFGQIPTFEEGDLILFESGAIVFHIANGGTILLPDEANARSRAITWIFAALNTIEPPIVHRETISFSGRDVDGYVQWKSVVENIVRRRLSELSGQLGESDWLDGEFSAADLLMVQVLRRLAGSTLLSEYPNLIAYVARGEDRPAFKRAFDAQLADYLGNNSTEAYKKK
- the erpA gene encoding iron-sulfur cluster insertion protein ErpA — encoded protein: MSVQTACPIEFSDAAARKVKELVAEEENPNLKLRVFVTGGGCSGFQYGFTFDEKVNEGDTTIEKDDVTLVVDPMSLQYLVGGVVDYQDGLQGSRFLIDNPNATTTCGCGASFSV
- a CDS encoding PadR family transcriptional regulator → MDVSDNPHFLGLKLELRRGTLVLAVLSVLRKEGYGASIQEELASVGIDIETGALYPMLRRLESQGLLSSTRRQEEGRNRRIYVSTELGESVLETLLGELEQLSGSLAELKRIKL
- the hemJ gene encoding protoporphyrinogen oxidase HemJ — encoded protein: MMLLWFKALHVFFMVAWFAGIFYLPRLFVYHAETKDQATRDTFKIMERRLWWFVTPFALLTLVFGLGLIHLYGMQWLKVSVWLHIKLALVALLYGYHFYLYKLLKDFGADNNRHSPKFYRILNEAPVLVLLAVVLLAVLKPGF
- a CDS encoding DUF6776 family protein, translated to MLRGSEIKQRLGAMRFYLLMATLLAVALYAGVRLGNVQYSYQKDKIAGLEQTIESITEENHQLTKGMNIVGVELEVERLANQKLQSSLKQAMEGEADLRQELAFFQKIMAPELEEQGVVIDSMDIEASNSEGYYRFALVLMQKSQQKGLVQGNARLRLQGTLNGETQELDLLSLMEDPPSQMGFSFKYFEVLSGTFRLPEGFVPQRLQVACDVTKPKRGRLERSFRWVLEDTGDNVDSTEGNT
- a CDS encoding chloride channel protein, with the protein product MSLQGLRRELAHPRTSVQLCLLGIVGGSCAALLIILFRLSIETIQHLYIQQFDNFTTLAAVDRFILPIIGAVLILFFAYLTGFKHYRMGIPYVIHRVKHRYGLIPLRTSINQFFGGVIALASGFSVGREGPSVHLGAAGSSFLGQWLKLPYNSIRILAGCGIAAGISASFNTPFAAVIFVMEVVLREYKIHIFIPVMLAAACGSVLTRLVFGEGSELDLLHFVNFSYWIYLYLIPVGMVLGALATLFNNQLMNLIRWFRPLNMVSRLLLAGLLTGVIGYLLPQAMGSGMSSIQFLVNSPDNLVLLFAILAAKLALTLIALGLGIPGGIIGPVIGMGVLAGAILLLPLGVFIEDTTELTGSFALLGMAGLLTAVLHAPLAALSAVMELSFSPQVILPAMMVIVPAYVTSTQLLGNRSIFIRQLDFQKLSYTSSSIREHLQKTGVLAEMKSDFKLFNDPMESQLLAHLQEYPTELVVQARDFEIGKQFALVQYDTSLGYEGSPPLKFFTMEGLPSQATLAEVYEELQASRDGAVYIYEDSPEEIVGIITWNRLHAELLKEQY
- a CDS encoding glutathione S-transferase family protein, with protein sequence MLKLYGSTTSPFVRRLRLWLANVEHEFINMQIFSGPDRELLASMNPTLKIPMIEDDGKVIYDSRVIFRYLSDKFSEKALSWQQENLLTLIDSANDSLVQSLILKRSDIEEDNSKLIFRLQNERVQTILEHLNRLVEEGEFSNWHYPEICLYCLVDWIEFRELHDLSAMPALLEFQARHNDRIEVTTTNPRNPD